Proteins encoded within one genomic window of Lampris incognitus isolate fLamInc1 chromosome 1, fLamInc1.hap2, whole genome shotgun sequence:
- the LOC130110098 gene encoding protocadherin alpha-8-like — protein sequence MGAGGQRGTMEVCWFALRLSVLLCFSQHVSSQIRYSIPEEVNVGSVVGNVAKDLGLDISTLADRRFRIVTGSDQELFRLNQNSGVLYVHRNIDREEICDGNCLINLKVVVENPLEVHYVSVEITDVNDHSPTFPEGEQHLEIAEHIPPGTRFQIHAARDPDVGLQSVRFYRLSSNDFFDVEIVESDEDKIPFLVLKKHLDREHIAEHHLVLTALDGGSASRSGSLNITITVLDANDNRPVFSQDTYTVSIYENASIGTLLVKLNATDLDEGTNSEVEYTFGQTQKKKVYDTFALDSMTGEIRLKGRLDFEDTEVYKLDIQASDKGQPPLTAARRIVIKIKDVNDNNPEIEVTSLSNVVPEDSKPGSVISLISVLDRDSGVNGKVICKISGNVPFDMTPSIQENMYSLVTRGHLDREMVSHYDITITATDCGDPPLSTFKTLSVQISDVNDNNPTFLQNPLDLYLIENNTPGASIFSVRASDNDLNENADISYHIARDEGRQNNMASFLNINSDNGQIFALKSFDFETLKTFQFHVVATDSGSPSLRSNVTVNVFILDQNDNAPVILYPVSANGSAEGVEEIPRNVNAGHLVTKVRAYDADIGYNGWLLFSLQEVTDHSLFGLDRYTGQIRTLRSFTETDEAEHKLVILVKDNGNVSLSATATVVVKVVEPKEAFAASDVKSAAKDEDEDNVTLYLMITLGSVSALFLISIIVLIVMQCSKPADYSSKYLQDPNYDGTLCHSIQYRSGDRRYMLVGPRMSIGSTIVPGSNGNTLVVPDRRRISGEVRND from the coding sequence ATGGGAGCTGGAGGACAAAGAGGGACAATGGAGGTCTGCTGGTTCGCCCTGCGCCTTtctgtgttgctgtgtttttcACAGCACGTCTCCTCTCAGATAAGATATTCCATCCCAGAGGAAGTAAACGTGGGATCTGTTGTTGGAAATGTTGCCAAGGATTTGGGACTTGATATCAGTACTTTGGCTGACAGGCGATTTCGTATTGTTACTGGATCAGATCAGGAGCTGTTTCGGTTAAATCAGAACAGCGGAGTGCTCTATGTTCACAGGAATATCGACCGTGAAGAGATCTGTGATGGGAATTGTTTGATCAATCTTAAAGTCGTTGTTGAAAACCCACTGGAAGTACACTACGTCAGTGTTGAAATAACGGATGTTAATGATCATTCCCCGACATTTCCCGAAGGAGAACAACACTTGGAAATAGCAGAGCATATTCCTCCAGGTACTCGTTTCCAAATCCACGCAGCAAGAGATCCTGATGTCGGCTTGCAGTCGGTTCGTTTTTACAGGCTGAGCTCAAATGATTTTTTTGATGTCGAAATTGTAGAAAGCGACGAGGACAAAATACCTTTTTTAGTGCTGAAGAAGCATTTGGACAGAGAGCACATAGCAGAACATCATTTAGTGTTAACAGCTCTTGATGGGGGCAGTGCTTCAAGATCAGGGTCCCTTAATATAACTATCACTGTATTAGATGCTAATGATAATCGCCCTGTGTTCAGTCAAGACACATATACTGTATCGATATATGAAAATGCATCTATTGGAACGCTGTTGGTTAAGTTAAATGCTACTGATTTAGATGAAGGTACGAATAGCGAAGTAGAATACACCTTTGgccaaacacaaaagaaaaaggTGTATGATACGTTTGCTTTAGATAGCATGACAGGTGAGATTCGCCTGAAAGGAAGGTTGGACTTTGAGGACACAGAGGTTTATAAACTAGATATACAGGCTTCCGATAAGGGCCAGCCACCTTTGACAGCTGCACGTAGAATTGTGATTAAGATAAAGGATGTGAACGACAATAACCCTGAGATAGAGGTCACATCATTATCCAACGTAGTGCCCGAGGATTCAAAGCCTGGCAGCGTTATTTCACTTATTAGTGTGTTGGACAGGGATTCAGGGGTGAACGGTAAAGTCATCTGCAAAATATCAGGGAATGTTCCTTTTGATATGACGCCATCCATCCAGGAGAACATGTACTCCCTCGTCACAAGGGGACACCTGGATCGTGAGATGGTGTCTCATTATGACATCACTATAACAGCCACTGACTGCGGTGATCCTCCCCTGTCCACTTTTAAAACTTTGAGCGTTCAGATCTCAGATGTTAATGACAACAATCCGACATTTTTACAAAACCCTTTGGATCTATATTTGATAGAAAATAATACCCCCGGTGCATCCATTTTCTCTGTACGTGCTTCTGATAACGATCTGAACGAAAATGCAGATATTTCATATCATATTGCCAGAGATGAGGGGAGACAGAATAATATGGCATCATTTCTGAACATTAATTCTGATAATGGGCAAATTTTCGCATTAAAAAGTTTCGACTTTGAAACTCTGAAGACTTTCCAGTTCCACGTGGTTGCCACGGACTCCGGAAGTCCCTCGTTGCGCAGCAACGTGACAGTGAACGTGTTCATCCTGGATCAGAACGACAACGCTCCAGTCATCTTGTATCCAGTCAGCGCTAACGGTTCTGCTGAAGGTGTGGAGGAGATTCCCCGCAATGTGAACGCAGGTCATCTGGTGACTAAAGTGAGAGCGTATGACGCTGATATAGGATATAACGGCTGGTTGTTATTTTCACTGCAGGaagtcactgaccacagtctgttTGGTTTAGACCGCTACACAGGACAGATAAGAACACTTCGCTCATTCACAGAGACAGACGAGGCTGAACATAAACTGGTCATACTGGTGAAAGACAATGGGAACGTGTCACTCTCAGCAACAGCTACTGTGGTTGTCAAGGTTGTGGAGCCCAAAGAGGCTTTTGCTGCTTCTGATGTTAAAAGTGCAGCAAAAGATGAAGACGAGGACAATGTGACACTTTATTTGATGATAACTTTGGGCTCAGTTTCAGCACTTTTCCTCATCAGCATCATCGTATTGATTGTAATGCAGTGCTCCAAACCTGCAGACTATTCCTCCAAGTATTTACAAGACCCTAATTATGACGGGACTCTGTGTCACAGCAtccagtacagatctggagacagacGGTACATGTTAGTTGGACCCAGAATGAGTATAGGATCTACTATAGTCCCAGGAAGTAATGGGAATACTCTAGTGGTCCCAGACAGGAGGCGAATATCTGGAGAGGTAAGAAATGATTAA